A genomic window from Fusarium verticillioides 7600 chromosome 5, whole genome shotgun sequence includes:
- a CDS encoding minichromosome maintenance protein 2 — MSSPLHPSSARPNRKRSRTGGSDGPSPAAFGSSPMPSSPPAEFNMAHGVEDDDDIEEEAQIQDDIDELDEMAEDDVDLFREGYEADYQERENDMYEGIGIDDEGDYDEMNIADRRRLEAQLNRRDQAVRREIPNIYLDGDEDDGDIDLTAQPRRRRHHYDEDPDDFMDTDIMAEELSLEALADVKASNLTEWVSQPSVQRTIRREFKAFLTSYTDSSGSSVYGNRIRTLGEINAESLEVSYEHLSESKAILAYFLANAPQEMIKLFDEVAMDVVLLHYPDYERIHAEIHVRIFDLPVHYTLRQLRQSHLNCLVRVSGVVTRRSGVFPQLKYVKFDCSKCGVTLGPFQQESNVEVKITFCQSCQSRGPFTLNSEKTVYRNYQKLTLQESPGTVPAGRLPRSREVILLWDLIDKAKPGEEIEVTGIYRNNYDAQLNNRNGFPVFATILEANNVVKSHDQLAGFRMTEEDEHIIRKLSRDPNIVDKIINSIAPSIYGHTDIKTAVALSLFGGVAKVTKGAHHLRGDINVLLLGDPGTAKSQVLKYAEKTAHRAVFATGQGASAVGLTASVRRDPLTSEWTLEGGALVLADRGTCLIDEFDKMNDQDRTSIHEAMEQQTISISKAGIVTTLQARCGVIAAANPIGGRYNSTAPFSANVELTEPILSRFDILCVVRDTVEPEEDERLARFIVGSHSRSHPLSQAEQDSMEVEHDTQAETQATNGGRKAEGEIPQELLRKYILYAREHCSPKLYHVDEDKIARLFADMRRESLATGAYPITVRHLEAIIRISEAFCRMRLSEYCSSQDIDRAIAVTVDSFVGSQKVSCKKALARAFAKYTLARPGTQKKAGGNSQARRQTAVVG, encoded by the exons ATGAG TTCCCCGCTACACCCTTCTTCGGCTCGCCCGAATAGAAAGCGATCCCGAACAGGAGGCAGCGATGGCCCTTCACCAGCAGCCTTTGGCTCGAGTCCTATGCCTTCTTCGCCCCCTGCTGAGTTCAACATGGCACACGGTgttgaggacgacgatgacatagaagaggaggccCAGATCCAAGACGATAtcgatgagctcgacgaAATGGCAGAAGACGACGTTGATCTGTTTCGTGAAGGCTACGAGGCCGATTACCAAGAACGGGAGAACGACATGTACGaaggcattggcattgaCGACGAGGGCGATTATGACGAGATGAACATTGCCGATCGACGTCGGCTAGAAGCTCAGCTCAACCGAAGAGATCAGGCAGTCAGAAGGGAAATTCCCAATATCTAccttgatggagatgaagatgatggcgatatTGACCTCACAGCTCAGCCCCGACGTCGCCGTCACCATTACGATGAAGATCCCGACGACTTCATGGACACCGACATTATGGCCGAGGAACTCTCGCTCGAAGCACTTGCTGATGTCAAGGCTTCCAACCTCACAGAGTGGGTGTCGCAACCCTCAGTCCAGCGAACTATCAGACGCGAGTTCAAGGCTTTCCTCACATCCTACACCGATAGCTCTGGTTCATCTGTGTACGGTAACCGAATCCGAACACTCGGTGAGATTAATGCCGAGTCTCTTGAGGTCTCATACGAACATCTCTCCGAGAGCAAGGCCATTCTGGCTTACTTCTTGGCCAATGCGCCCCAAGAGATGATCAAGCTGTTCGACGAGGTTGCCATGGACGTTGTTCTGCTTCACTACCCCGACTACGAGCGCATTCACGCCGAGATTCACGTTCGTATCTTCGATCTGCCTGTGCACTATACGCTTCGACAACTCCGCCAGTCTCATCTCAACTGCCTTGTTCGAGTCAGCGGTGTCGTTACCCGACGATCGGGTGTCTTCCCTCAGCTCAAGTACGTCAAGTTTGACTGCAGCAAGTGTGGTGTGACTCTCGGACCTTTCCAGCAAGAGTCAAACgttgaagtcaagatcacATTCTGTCAAAGCTGCCAGTCGCGAGGTCCCTTCACTCTCAACTCCGAGAAGACCGTCTACCGAAACTACCAGAAACTCACTCTCCAAGAATCTCCTGGAACAGTACCAGCTGGTCGATTGCCACGATCGCGCGAGGTTATCCTTCTCTGGGATCTGATCGACAAGGCAAAGCCTggtgaggagattgaagtGACTGGAATCTACCGCAACAACTATGAtgctcagctcaacaaccGTAATGGCTTCCCTGTATTTGCTACTATTCTCGAAGCAAACAATGTTGTCAAGTCTCATGACCAGCTGGCTGGTTTCCGAAtgactgaggaggatgagcaCATCATTCGCAAGTTGTCTCGCGACCCCAACATCGtagacaagatcatcaactccataGCACCTAGTATTTACGGACATACTGACATCAAGACCGCCGTGGCTCTGTCACTCTTCGGTGGTGTTGCGAAGGTTACCAAGGGTGCTCATCACCTTCGAGGTGACATCAAcgtgcttctccttggtgatCCTGGTACAGCCAAGTCGCAGGTTCTCAAGTATGCCGAGAAGACAGCCCACCGAGCTGTGTTTGCTACAGGTCAAGGTGCCAGTGCTGTCGGTCTGACGGCCAGTGTCCGAAGAGACCCCCTCACCAGTGAATGGACATTGGAAGGTGGTGCTCTGGTGTTGGCTGATCGTGGAACTTGTCTCATTGACGAGTTTGACAAGATGAACGATCAAGATCGAACATCAATTCACGAAGCCATGGAACAACAGAccatttccatctccaaggccggTATTGTCACTACTCTGCAAGCTCGATGTGGTGtcattgctgctgccaatCCCATCGGCGGACGATACAACTCTACCGCCCCATTCTCTGCCAATGTCGAGTTGACAGAGCCTATCTTGTCTCGGTTTGACATCCTGTGTGTGGTACGAGACACTGTTGAGCCcgaagaggatgagcgtCTGGCACGATTCATCGTCGGGTCACATAGCCGAAGTCACCCTCTTAGCCAAGCGGAGCAGGACTCAATGGAGGTTGAACATGATACACAAGCCGAGACACAAGCCACTAATGGTGGTCGCAAGGCTGAGGGTGAGATTCCTCAAGAGCTACTAAGGAAGTATATCCTCTATGCTCGGGAGCACTGCTCGCCAAAGCTTTATCACGTCGACGAGGACAAGATTGCACGACTGTTTGCCGACATGAGACGGGAGTCTCTTGCCACTGGTGCCTACCCTATTACA GTACGAcatcttgaagccatcatcCGCATTAGCGAAGCCTTCTGCCGAATGCGCCTTTCAGAATACTGCTCATCACAAGACATCGACCGCGCCATCGCCGTCACAGTGGACAGCTTCGTGGGCAGCCAGAAAGTCAGTTGCAAGAAGGCTCTCGCAAGGGCGTTCGCCAAATACACGCTGGCACGACCTGGTactcagaagaaggccggCGGTAACAGCCAAGCGAGACGGCAGACTGCTGTCGTTGGTTAA
- a CDS encoding acyl-CoA thioester hydrolase: MYDHMNNSVYNFLFDSIINAYLIENCGLHPPTAPQFGMCVHTHTDYFSSIAYPAVAELALRVNKLGKSSVTYETALFEKGKDEVKAVGEFIQVYVDRETNRPLKDGMASTLREKLQELVVDDDAIKAKAKL; the protein is encoded by the exons ATGTACGACCACATGAACAATTCCGTTTACAATTTTTT ATTCGACTCTATCATCAACGCATACCTCATTGAGAATTGTGGTCTCCATCCTCCTACAGCACCACAGTTTGGCATGTGCGTGCACACCCACACTGACTATTTTTCGTCTATCGCGTACCCTGCTGTCGCGGAGCTTGCCCTACGTGTCAACAAGCTAGGTAAATCTAGCGTCACGTACGAGACGGCgctctttgagaagggcaaggatgaggtGAAGGCGGTAGGGGAGTTTATACAGGTGTATGTTGATCGTGAGACGAATAGACCGCTAAAGGATGGTATGGCCTCAACGCTTCGTGAGAAGCTGCAGGAGCTGGTcgttgatgacgatgcaaTTAAAGCAAAGGCTAAGCTTTAA
- a CDS encoding acyl-CoA thioester hydrolase yields the protein MTDSLVNRNDNDMYDHMNNSVYNFLFDSIINAYLIENCGLHPPTAPQFGMCVHTHTDYFSSIAYPAVAELALRVNKLGKSSVTYETALFEKGKDEVKAVGEFIQVYVDRETNRPLKDGMASTLREKLQELVVDDDAIKAKAKL from the exons ATG ACTGACTCCCTTGTTAATAGGAACGACAATGATATGTACGACCACATGAACAATTCCGTTTACAATTTTTT ATTCGACTCTATCATCAACGCATACCTCATTGAGAATTGTGGTCTCCATCCTCCTACAGCACCACAGTTTGGCATGTGCGTGCACACCCACACTGACTATTTTTCGTCTATCGCGTACCCTGCTGTCGCGGAGCTTGCCCTACGTGTCAACAAGCTAGGTAAATCTAGCGTCACGTACGAGACGGCgctctttgagaagggcaaggatgaggtGAAGGCGGTAGGGGAGTTTATACAGGTGTATGTTGATCGTGAGACGAATAGACCGCTAAAGGATGGTATGGCCTCAACGCTTCGTGAGAAGCTGCAGGAGCTGGTcgttgatgacgatgcaaTTAAAGCAAAGGCTAAGCTTTAA
- a CDS encoding glucose-fructose oxidoreductase: MAPIGVALIGGGLFAKQAHMPAIMKADNLALKAIYSRSLKSAKETAALNTRSGQDPDLYSADSGSGKSFDDLLAREDIEAVIIALPIPSQPEHIRAALAAGKHVLAEKPLAPTVADGKKLIEYYRSLGDKATFSIAENFRYKPSFDYAAAEASKLGKLQHFSVRVFFYMSEDSQWYGTAWRAKPEFQGGFLLDGGVHFSAATRQLLTDPAVDVTAFTTQTQPHLAPIDTVNAVVRLKSGVSGTYQQSCGSKMSTSVFQFGYEKGSVVVDGDKVTVTPWDGEPAVKEFERTSGVTEEVEAWSKALAEGRPDKRQSVEEALADLEFLELMFESGLNGGQAKKYECQL, from the exons atggctcCCATCGGCGTAGCATTGATCGGCGGAGGCTTGTTCGCTAAACAGGCACACATG CCTGCTATCATGAAGGCAGATAATCTcgccctcaaggccatctaCTCCCGTTCTCTCAAGTCGGCCAAGGAGACGGCTGCCCTGAACACCCGCTCCGGCCAAGACCCGGACTTGTACTCGGCCGATTCGGGATCCGGCAAGTCTTTTGACGACCTTCTTGCTCGtgaagacattgaagccgtcatcatcgcatTGCCCATCCCGAGCCAGCCCGAGCACATCAgagctgctcttgctgctggcaaGCATGTCCTTGCCGAGAAGCCGCTTGCGCCCACCGTAGCTGATGGCAAGAAGTTGATCGAGTACTACCGTAGTCTGGGAGACAAAGCTACCTTCTCGATTGCAGAGAACTTTCGGTACAAGCCATCGTTCGACTATGCCGCTGCGGAGGCCTCCAAGCTCGGAAAGCTGCAGCACTTCAGTGTACGTGTGTTCTTCTACATGAGCGAGGATTCTCAATGGTACGGCACCGCTTGGCGCGCAAAGCCCGAGTTTCAGGGTGGTTTCCTGCTCGACGGCGGAGTGCACTTCTCTGCAGCGACACGACAGCTCCTCACAGATCCAGCAGTCGATGTGACAGCCTTCACGACTCAGACACAACCTCACCTGGCACCAATCGACACCGTGAACGCGGTGGTCCGACTCAAGAGCGGTGTAAGTGGCACGTACCAGCAGTCCTGCGGCTCCAAGATGAGCACCTCAGTATTCCAATTCGGCTACGAGAAGGGCTCTGTGGTGGTCGACGGAGATAAGGTGACCGTTACGCCGTGGGATGGTGAGCCTGCTGTCAAAGAGTTTGAGAGGACGAGCGGTGTGAcggaggaggttgaggcgTGGTCGAAGGCGTTGGCTGAGGGAAGGCCGGATAAAAGGCAGAGCGTCGAGGAGGCGTTGGCGGATCTCGAGTTTTTGGAGTTGATGTTTGAGAGTGGCCTCAATGGAGGGCAGGCTAAGAAGTATGAATGTCAGTTGTGA
- a CDS encoding acyl-CoA thioester hydrolase: MGNKASPAELKTRKREDYRFFLDYRTRWNDNDMYDHMNNSVYNFLFDSIINAYLIENCGLHPPTAPQFGMCVHTHTDYFSSIAYPAVAELALRVNKLGKSSVTYETALFEKGKDEVKAVGEFIQVYVDRETNRPLKDGMASTLREKLQELVVDDDAIKAKAKL; encoded by the exons ATGGGTAACAAGGCTTCACCTGCGGAGCTCAAGACCCGCAAGAGAGAAGACTATCGTTTCTTCCTTGACTACCGCACGCGATG GAACGACAATGATATGTACGACCACATGAACAATTCCGTTTACAATTTTTT ATTCGACTCTATCATCAACGCATACCTCATTGAGAATTGTGGTCTCCATCCTCCTACAGCACCACAGTTTGGCATGTGCGTGCACACCCACACTGACTATTTTTCGTCTATCGCGTACCCTGCTGTCGCGGAGCTTGCCCTACGTGTCAACAAGCTAGGTAAATCTAGCGTCACGTACGAGACGGCgctctttgagaagggcaaggatgaggtGAAGGCGGTAGGGGAGTTTATACAGGTGTATGTTGATCGTGAGACGAATAGACCGCTAAAGGATGGTATGGCCTCAACGCTTCGTGAGAAGCTGCAGGAGCTGGTcgttgatgacgatgcaaTTAAAGCAAAGGCTAAGCTTTAA